The Chelatococcus sp. HY11 genome includes a window with the following:
- a CDS encoding LLM class flavin-dependent oxidoreductase, translating to MKKIGFLSFGHWSPSPQSGTRSASDALLQSIDLAVAAEELGADGAYFRVHHFARQLGSPFPLLAAVGAKTSRIEIGTAVIDMRYENPLYMAEDAGAADLIAKGRLQLGISRGSPEQVIDGWRYFGYQPAEGESDTDMARRHAEVFLDVLRGKGFAQPNPRPMFPNPPGLLRLEPHAEGLRDRIWWGAATNATAEWAAKLGLNLQSSTLKFDESGQPFHVQQAEQIRIYREAWKATGHAREPRVSVSRSIFALVNDQDRAYFGGNENEDHFGYIEPEKLAVFGRSYAAEPDVLIEQLKEDTAIAEADTLLLTVPNQLGVDYNAHVINAILKHVAPAMGWR from the coding sequence ATGAAGAAGATCGGATTTCTGTCGTTCGGGCATTGGTCGCCCTCCCCCCAATCTGGAACGCGGTCGGCTTCCGATGCGCTCCTGCAGTCCATTGACCTGGCGGTCGCCGCCGAGGAACTGGGCGCTGACGGGGCCTACTTTCGCGTTCATCACTTTGCCCGCCAACTTGGCTCCCCGTTCCCACTGCTGGCGGCGGTCGGCGCGAAGACCAGCCGCATCGAGATCGGCACGGCTGTCATCGACATGCGCTATGAGAACCCGCTGTATATGGCCGAGGATGCAGGCGCGGCCGATCTCATCGCGAAAGGGCGCCTTCAACTCGGCATCAGCCGCGGCTCGCCTGAGCAAGTTATCGATGGATGGCGCTATTTCGGCTATCAACCCGCTGAAGGCGAAAGTGACACCGACATGGCGCGGCGCCATGCCGAAGTCTTTCTCGATGTACTACGGGGCAAAGGCTTTGCCCAGCCCAACCCCCGGCCGATGTTTCCCAATCCCCCCGGACTTTTGCGCCTTGAGCCGCATGCGGAAGGTCTGCGGGACCGGATCTGGTGGGGGGCGGCCACCAACGCCACGGCGGAATGGGCGGCCAAGCTTGGCCTGAACCTCCAAAGCTCGACGCTCAAGTTCGACGAGAGCGGACAGCCCTTCCATGTTCAGCAAGCCGAGCAGATCCGGATTTATCGCGAAGCGTGGAAAGCCACGGGGCATGCACGCGAGCCGCGCGTTTCGGTGAGCCGCAGCATCTTCGCGCTCGTGAACGATCAAGATCGGGCCTATTTCGGCGGCAACGAAAACGAGGATCATTTCGGCTATATCGAGCCGGAGAAGCTCGCGGTCTTCGGCCGTAGCTACGCCGCCGAACCGGACGTCCTCATCGAACAGCTGAAGGAGGACACGGCAATCGCGGAGGCTGACACGCTGCTCCTGACGGTGCCGAACCAGCTCGGCGTCGACTACAACGCCCATGTCATCAATGCGATCCTCAAGCACGTCGCTCCGGCGATGGGGTGGCGCTGA
- a CDS encoding transcriptional regulator, with protein MESHGSAAASQLTGIELRLLGPFKLLRAGVAVQLPPSRKLRLLVAYLVLAPHPVSRERLCELLWQVPNDPRGELRWCLSKLRPLLDEPGRPRVKTDEGRVALDLEGCDVDALRILAVVGGGTRPLTDDVLMSLPAAFAGDLLDGLDAEASLDLRYWLMARRGEFRSFKAAVTAEIARRSVPGTAKGLAAAREWLEDAPLDAEAHQRFLAELLQRRMIEEGDRHIEAAARRFAGEGMDFAPVRAQWAAMRGGAPSVQVAAGSVERLTLAVTPPTTRRASIAVMPFIDVAGGLGSRSELGNAITHDIISRLARLRSLFVIARGSVFAIAAETLGPREIGERLAVDYVATGYLERHGDITIVAVEVAEAATARILWADRFETATSAHITVLDQVCGGIVSSIAAEIENAERNRAILKPPEALDAWECYHRGLWHMYNFTREENGRAADFFLQSTRLDPTFSRAWAGLSFTHWQSAFQRWEDRGEQTRQALETAGRSLQADNRNPAAHWAMGRALWLTGETAEATRALEESVHLSPNFALGHYSVAFVHSQAGDPDAAIASSDHSRLLSPCDPLLFGMLGTRAMALVRLGRFEEAADWGMKAASRPNAHVHILAIAAHCLSLTGRIDEARTHAARVRQQSPGYGVAQFLDTFRFDSDTQSLYRTAARAIGLAP; from the coding sequence ATGGAATCGCATGGTTCCGCTGCAGCATCGCAACTGACCGGGATCGAATTGCGGCTGCTCGGGCCGTTCAAGCTGCTGCGCGCCGGTGTGGCCGTTCAATTGCCGCCATCACGCAAGCTGCGTTTGCTGGTCGCTTACCTCGTTCTTGCGCCGCATCCCGTGTCGCGCGAGCGTCTCTGCGAACTCCTGTGGCAGGTGCCTAACGACCCGCGCGGCGAACTCCGATGGTGCCTGAGCAAACTGCGACCGCTTCTTGACGAGCCGGGCAGGCCGCGTGTGAAGACCGACGAGGGGCGCGTGGCTCTCGACCTTGAGGGTTGCGACGTTGACGCCCTCAGGATTCTCGCGGTTGTCGGCGGCGGGACCAGGCCGCTGACCGACGACGTACTCATGTCGCTGCCCGCAGCTTTCGCGGGTGACCTGCTCGATGGACTGGATGCAGAGGCCAGTCTCGACCTGCGCTATTGGCTGATGGCCAGGCGCGGTGAGTTTCGCTCGTTCAAGGCAGCGGTCACGGCCGAGATTGCCCGCAGGTCCGTGCCGGGCACGGCGAAAGGTCTCGCGGCGGCCAGGGAGTGGTTGGAGGACGCGCCACTCGATGCTGAGGCGCACCAACGGTTTCTGGCTGAACTCTTGCAAAGGCGGATGATCGAGGAAGGGGACCGGCACATCGAGGCCGCGGCTCGCCGCTTTGCCGGGGAGGGCATGGATTTCGCCCCTGTTCGGGCCCAATGGGCCGCGATGCGTGGTGGGGCGCCCTCCGTGCAAGTCGCCGCGGGCTCAGTCGAGCGGCTTACGCTGGCTGTCACCCCGCCCACGACACGGCGCGCTTCCATCGCCGTCATGCCCTTTATCGACGTCGCTGGAGGTCTCGGGAGTCGCAGCGAACTCGGAAATGCCATCACCCACGATATCATCAGCAGGCTGGCGCGGTTGCGCAGCCTGTTCGTCATCGCGCGGGGCTCGGTCTTCGCCATCGCCGCGGAAACGCTTGGCCCACGCGAAATCGGGGAGCGGCTCGCCGTGGACTACGTCGCCACCGGCTACCTGGAACGCCATGGCGATATCACCATCGTGGCGGTGGAGGTCGCGGAGGCGGCGACCGCTCGGATCTTGTGGGCCGACCGGTTCGAGACGGCTACCTCGGCACATATCACTGTTCTGGACCAGGTGTGCGGCGGCATCGTTTCGTCGATCGCGGCTGAGATCGAAAACGCGGAGCGCAATAGGGCGATCTTGAAGCCGCCAGAGGCCCTCGATGCCTGGGAATGCTACCATCGCGGTCTTTGGCACATGTACAATTTCACGCGCGAGGAGAATGGCCGTGCCGCCGATTTCTTCCTTCAATCAACACGGCTCGATCCCACATTCTCCCGCGCCTGGGCCGGTCTGTCGTTCACGCACTGGCAAAGCGCGTTCCAGCGCTGGGAGGATCGCGGCGAGCAGACAAGACAGGCACTGGAAACCGCAGGCCGAAGCCTGCAGGCTGATAACCGGAACCCTGCCGCCCATTGGGCGATGGGACGTGCGCTCTGGTTGACTGGCGAGACCGCCGAGGCGACGCGCGCGTTGGAGGAGTCCGTTCACCTCAGCCCGAACTTTGCGCTCGGGCATTATTCGGTCGCCTTTGTCCATTCCCAGGCGGGTGATCCCGACGCCGCGATCGCTTCGTCTGACCATTCGCGTTTGCTCAGCCCCTGCGATCCGTTGCTCTTCGGCATGTTGGGCACGCGCGCCATGGCGCTGGTGCGGCTCGGCAGGTTCGAGGAAGCGGCGGATTGGGGTATGAAGGCCGCGTCGCGCCCCAACGCTCATGTCCACATTCTGGCCATAGCCGCTCACTGCCTTTCGCTGACCGGACGCATCGACGAAGCGCGCACGCACGCCGCACGGGTCAGGCAGCAGAGCCCCGGCTACGGCGTTGCGCAGTTCCTCGATACGTTTCGCTTCGACAGTGACACCCAATCCCTCTATCGGACAGCGGCCCGGGCGATCGGTCTCGCTCCTTGA
- a CDS encoding pyridoxal-phosphate dependent enzyme, producing MTNKTASRITNGRGRLFESIVETIGDTPAIRVNNLGVEGRTIYVKAEFFNPAASVKDRLAVAIIEEGERSGALRPGQTVVEATSGNTGIGLAMVCAQKGYPLVVTMADSFSIERRRLMRMFGAKVVLTPRAQKGFGMYLKAVELAEKNGWFLAHQFETAANANIHEMTTGREIINDFAGSRLDCFVTGYGTGGTVVGVSRVLRRERPETKIVLSEPANAQLIGSGYVQQRGPNEEPAASHPAFEPHPIQGWTPDFIPYVLQEAIDRQYYDEVLPIAGAEAVAAAQALARKEGIFTGISGGASFAVARQVAEKAPAGSVILCMLPDTGERYLSTPMFESIPADMNEEELAIARSTPGFQLATA from the coding sequence ATGACCAATAAGACAGCGTCCAGAATCACCAACGGCCGTGGGCGGCTATTTGAAAGCATCGTGGAGACAATCGGCGACACGCCAGCAATCCGCGTCAACAATCTCGGCGTCGAGGGCCGGACAATCTACGTCAAGGCAGAATTCTTCAATCCCGCCGCCTCGGTGAAGGACCGGCTTGCGGTCGCCATCATTGAGGAGGGTGAGCGGAGTGGAGCGCTTCGGCCGGGGCAGACCGTTGTGGAGGCCACCAGTGGAAACACCGGAATTGGACTGGCCATGGTCTGCGCGCAGAAGGGTTATCCGTTGGTCGTCACAATGGCCGACAGCTTCTCCATCGAACGCCGCCGACTGATGCGCATGTTCGGCGCGAAGGTCGTGCTGACCCCGCGCGCGCAGAAGGGGTTCGGCATGTATCTGAAAGCGGTCGAGCTCGCCGAAAAGAACGGCTGGTTTCTGGCCCATCAGTTTGAGACGGCAGCAAATGCAAACATTCACGAGATGACGACGGGGCGTGAGATTATCAACGACTTCGCCGGGTCGCGCCTGGACTGCTTCGTCACCGGATATGGCACCGGCGGGACCGTCGTCGGTGTGTCACGCGTGCTACGCCGCGAACGCCCCGAGACGAAAATCGTGCTCAGCGAACCAGCCAATGCCCAGTTGATCGGTAGCGGTTACGTCCAGCAACGCGGTCCGAATGAAGAGCCGGCGGCAAGCCACCCGGCGTTCGAGCCGCATCCGATCCAGGGCTGGACACCCGACTTCATCCCTTATGTCCTGCAAGAGGCCATCGACCGGCAATACTACGACGAGGTCTTGCCGATCGCGGGCGCGGAAGCTGTCGCGGCTGCCCAGGCGCTGGCCCGGAAGGAGGGAATATTCACCGGAATTTCAGGCGGCGCGAGCTTCGCCGTCGCGCGGCAAGTCGCTGAGAAGGCACCGGCCGGCTCGGTCATTCTGTGCATGCTACCCGACACGGGCGAACGCTATCTGTCGACACCCATGTTCGAGAGCATTCCGGCCGACATGAACGAGGAAGAATTGGCGATCGCTCGCTCGACGCCAGGCTTCCAACTGGCCACGGCCTGA
- a CDS encoding pyridoxal-dependent decarboxylase, producing MTRHAARTIALPVARPTETLDPPDWSRIKELAHQIVEDAVEHVSGVRDRPVWRAMPEEVMATFRGPPPEMPTPVDEVYKLVKRDVFAYPMGNIHPRFWSWYMGTGNFGGALGDFLAAVQGSNLGGGSHAAALLDQQVVGWLRDMVGLPQTASGTLVSGGSMANLVGLTVARNAMAGIDLREEGVSALEKPLRFYASDQVHSCHRKAIETLGLGNKALRRIATDAAFRIDIATLRAAIKEDREAGFHPACIIGTAGTVNTGSIDDLMALADLAAEERLWFHIDGCIGALVAISHDNAWRVEGINRADSIALDPHKWLHAPFEVGCALLRDRTLHRQAFAVSPEYLKGTARGLASGEWLHEYGLQTSRGFSALKVWMALMEHGTAKFGRLIDQNIAQAYHLAELVRANPPLQLLVEPELNIACFRYAPAGLAEEALKSVNTEIMVRLQETGVAAVSDTVIHERYCLRAAICNHRTRYEDLELFVAEIMREGARLSGG from the coding sequence ATGACACGGCATGCCGCGCGAACGATCGCGCTGCCGGTCGCGAGGCCGACCGAAACGCTAGACCCACCGGACTGGTCGCGGATCAAGGAACTCGCGCACCAGATCGTCGAAGACGCGGTCGAGCATGTTAGCGGCGTACGCGACCGGCCGGTGTGGCGGGCGATGCCGGAAGAGGTCATGGCGACCTTCCGCGGCCCGCCGCCTGAAATGCCAACGCCCGTGGACGAGGTCTACAAGCTCGTCAAGCGTGACGTATTCGCCTATCCGATGGGCAACATCCATCCGCGCTTCTGGTCCTGGTATATGGGAACCGGCAATTTCGGCGGCGCGCTCGGCGACTTTCTCGCCGCTGTGCAGGGCTCCAATCTCGGAGGCGGCAGCCATGCAGCCGCACTTCTCGACCAGCAGGTTGTCGGCTGGCTGCGCGATATGGTGGGCCTGCCGCAGACCGCGAGCGGCACGCTGGTCAGCGGCGGATCCATGGCCAATCTCGTCGGCCTCACGGTGGCCCGCAACGCCATGGCGGGTATCGACTTGCGCGAGGAAGGCGTCAGCGCGCTCGAAAAGCCGCTTCGCTTCTATGCCTCAGACCAAGTTCATTCCTGCCATCGCAAGGCAATCGAGACGTTGGGCCTCGGCAACAAGGCCCTGCGCCGCATCGCCACCGACGCGGCCTTCCGCATCGACATCGCGACTCTGCGCGCCGCGATCAAGGAGGATCGGGAAGCCGGCTTCCACCCGGCCTGTATCATCGGCACCGCCGGTACCGTCAATACTGGCTCGATTGACGACCTCATGGCTCTAGCGGACCTGGCAGCCGAGGAGAGACTGTGGTTCCACATCGATGGCTGCATCGGCGCGCTGGTCGCGATCTCCCACGACAACGCATGGCGCGTCGAAGGCATCAATCGTGCCGACTCGATCGCTCTCGATCCGCATAAGTGGCTGCATGCCCCGTTCGAGGTCGGATGCGCTCTCCTGCGCGACCGTACCTTGCACCGCCAGGCCTTCGCCGTCTCGCCCGAATATCTCAAGGGCACGGCGCGGGGATTGGCCTCAGGCGAATGGCTGCACGAATACGGCCTCCAGACCAGCCGAGGCTTCAGCGCGCTGAAAGTATGGATGGCGCTGATGGAGCACGGGACCGCAAAGTTTGGACGGCTGATCGACCAGAACATCGCCCAGGCTTATCACCTCGCTGAGCTGGTGCGCGCCAATCCGCCACTCCAACTTCTGGTCGAACCAGAACTGAACATTGCCTGCTTTCGCTATGCTCCAGCCGGACTCGCGGAGGAGGCGCTCAAGAGCGTGAATACCGAGATCATGGTCAGGCTCCAGGAGACGGGTGTCGCTGCCGTCTCCGATACGGTCATCCACGAGCGCTACTGCCTTCGCGCGGCGATTTGCAATCATCGGACGCGCTACGAAGACCTGGAGTTATTCGTGGCCGAAATCATGCGCGAGGGCGCGCGGCTGTCGGGCGGCTAG
- a CDS encoding LysE family translocator yields MSDFTQLIVYMAAALLLAITPGPSIFYVASRTLAGGRAEGIASSLGTGLGGMAHVVAGSLGVSAIVLASAELFTLLKLIGAAYLVWLGFRTFRTARREAASALANGAVSPPMGARRAFREGVLVEALNPKTAAFFLAFIPQFVDPAAGHVAMQFVVLGFVSVALNTLADAIVALAASGIRESAAARPGAIQRLREFSGGAMIALGIGLALAKRPVP; encoded by the coding sequence ATGTCAGACTTCACTCAGCTCATCGTCTATATGGCCGCCGCGCTGCTGCTGGCCATCACACCCGGTCCCAGCATCTTCTACGTCGCCTCGCGTACGCTCGCCGGCGGCCGCGCGGAAGGGATAGCCTCCAGCCTGGGCACGGGGCTCGGAGGCATGGCTCACGTGGTCGCTGGAAGCCTTGGTGTATCCGCCATCGTGCTTGCGAGCGCGGAGCTGTTCACGCTGCTGAAGCTGATTGGCGCAGCCTATCTTGTATGGCTTGGCTTTCGCACATTTCGAACGGCTCGCCGCGAGGCCGCGTCAGCCTTGGCAAATGGCGCGGTGTCGCCTCCGATGGGAGCACGGCGGGCCTTCCGCGAAGGGGTGCTGGTTGAGGCTCTAAATCCAAAGACAGCGGCCTTTTTCCTCGCCTTCATCCCTCAATTCGTGGATCCTGCCGCTGGGCACGTGGCGATGCAGTTTGTGGTGCTCGGTTTCGTGTCGGTTGCGCTTAACACCCTCGCCGACGCCATCGTCGCCTTGGCGGCCAGTGGCATCAGGGAAAGCGCGGCAGCGCGCCCGGGTGCGATCCAGCGCCTGCGTGAGTTCTCGGGGGGCGCGATGATCGCTCTTGGCATTGGCCTCGCCCTGGCGAAACGCCCTGTCCCTTGA
- a CDS encoding FUSC family protein: MSGMWIAMGCLMMITGESSGSYRAIYTKMLISAPIGAAGYLLGYLASMPWGAVVVSMMVIGFVSALLSSKNRALSIGTLQTLLVASIALGVPAIAPFSQPAVLYLIGAVFYALVLGVEILIRGWHAQDTPDEKPSLELLSEKTAGPVASMIAPAVAFALCLGAAYGTHWIYDAAHWFWVPLTVGLVMKPDFGSIRDRALQRIIGTLAGVLIGALTLAFVPKGLPLIAVLSILAGILPWAMQRSYVLQAVFLTPLVLILLDVIVPGTGDINYGMQRLLDTAIGGFIVIVIGYMPLQYLRSRNKNP, from the coding sequence ATGTCTGGTATGTGGATCGCCATGGGTTGCCTGATGATGATCACGGGTGAAAGTTCCGGCAGTTATCGCGCCATCTACACGAAAATGCTGATTTCCGCTCCTATCGGCGCGGCTGGATACCTGCTGGGCTACCTTGCCTCAATGCCATGGGGTGCTGTTGTGGTCAGCATGATGGTTATTGGGTTCGTATCCGCGTTGCTGAGCAGCAAGAATAGAGCGCTGTCGATCGGTACGTTGCAGACATTGCTTGTTGCTTCAATTGCATTGGGCGTTCCAGCCATCGCTCCTTTTTCGCAACCTGCGGTTCTCTATTTGATCGGCGCAGTATTCTACGCCCTCGTCCTCGGTGTCGAAATTCTCATTCGTGGCTGGCATGCTCAGGATACTCCAGATGAAAAGCCGTCTTTAGAGTTACTCTCTGAAAAGACAGCTGGGCCGGTTGCCTCAATGATCGCACCGGCTGTGGCCTTTGCGCTGTGTCTAGGCGCGGCCTACGGCACGCACTGGATTTATGACGCCGCACATTGGTTTTGGGTGCCATTGACCGTCGGTCTTGTTATGAAACCGGATTTTGGCTCCATTCGCGATCGTGCTCTGCAACGGATCATCGGAACGCTTGCGGGTGTATTGATTGGTGCATTAACGCTGGCATTTGTGCCGAAGGGCTTACCGCTGATCGCAGTCCTGTCCATTCTGGCTGGGATACTACCTTGGGCGATGCAGCGTTCCTATGTTCTGCAGGCCGTTTTTCTGACGCCGCTGGTCCTGATACTTCTTGACGTGATCGTGCCCGGCACTGGCGACATCAATTATGGAATGCAGCGGCTTCTCGACACTGCCATTGGAGGTTTCATTGTGATCGTTATTGGATATATGCCCCTGCAATATCTTCGCAGCCGAAACAAAAACCCCTGA
- a CDS encoding DUF1254 domain-containing protein yields MKRCLKSTGTTLIAVLSLSSAPAVAQVAPETIRSLGAPASVQTRIGTLEFKDGAPTAETASKVYDALDFTRALDVYNNSFRGASALAIVKGFASIGVKPGDVAIFSDLMDASSLFLTANADTVYYLTALDLSKGPVVVEQPSGAVGTINDMWFSWIIDIGAPGPDRGLGGKYLIVGPDYNGPLPEGGYFVARSKTNLALYAARAYLVDNDPKPAVENIKRSLKIYSYRPGSFGTSIAQALGGTVRIEGEPQIPETKFIEVSGRSFNTIPPSDYGFFELINENVQNEPATSYDIELAGQLAAIGIVHGKAFAPDERMKKILTEAAAVGQAAGRALNWRYALKHPDWAYYEGSHWGSMLWEGGAFFETPPPRFEKGMFKPLPPTGARTLDSRTAFYYGYTLDSPGMIMRIPGVGSQYLMGFLDAEGAAFDGAKTYKVKLPKDIPAEAFWSFTLYDNQTRSMLQTPQRYPRAGSQSYPSPAAEAAADGTTTVYFAPTQPAGVTRGNWIQTDPKKGWFTILRLYSPLPSFFDKTWQPSEIELVSGGADGKKSEARPDGTKNETLLQRVEQRLDKREECRRQAAGKGLGPVERVAFVEACIL; encoded by the coding sequence ATGAAACGCTGCTTGAAATCGACTGGCACTACACTGATCGCTGTCCTCTCCCTGTCTTCGGCCCCGGCTGTCGCTCAAGTGGCGCCGGAGACCATCCGGTCTCTTGGTGCACCCGCCTCGGTGCAGACGCGCATCGGCACGCTGGAGTTCAAGGACGGTGCGCCTACCGCTGAGACCGCCAGCAAGGTGTATGATGCGCTCGATTTCACCCGCGCATTAGACGTCTACAACAACAGCTTCCGCGGCGCTTCCGCTCTGGCGATTGTGAAGGGATTTGCAAGCATCGGTGTCAAGCCCGGCGACGTCGCGATCTTCTCCGATCTGATGGATGCAAGTTCGTTGTTCCTGACGGCCAATGCCGACACGGTCTACTACTTGACCGCACTCGATCTGAGCAAAGGCCCGGTCGTCGTCGAACAGCCATCGGGGGCTGTCGGCACGATCAATGATATGTGGTTCTCCTGGATCATCGATATCGGCGCCCCTGGCCCGGATCGCGGCCTCGGCGGCAAATACCTGATCGTCGGCCCCGACTATAACGGCCCCCTGCCTGAGGGCGGCTACTTTGTCGCGCGTTCGAAGACGAACCTCGCCCTTTATGCTGCGCGGGCCTATCTCGTCGATAACGACCCCAAGCCGGCCGTCGAGAACATCAAGCGCAGCCTCAAGATCTATTCCTATCGTCCAGGCTCCTTCGGAACGAGCATCGCGCAGGCTCTCGGGGGCACGGTGAGAATCGAAGGTGAGCCACAGATCCCGGAGACGAAGTTCATCGAGGTCAGCGGGCGGTCGTTCAACACGATCCCGCCGAGTGACTACGGATTCTTCGAGCTGATCAACGAGAACGTCCAGAACGAGCCTGCCACGAGCTACGACATCGAGCTCGCCGGACAACTGGCAGCGATCGGTATCGTTCACGGCAAGGCGTTCGCGCCCGACGAACGGATGAAGAAGATCTTGACGGAGGCAGCCGCCGTCGGCCAGGCAGCCGGACGTGCGCTCAACTGGCGCTACGCGCTGAAACACCCTGACTGGGCCTATTACGAGGGTTCGCACTGGGGCAGCATGCTTTGGGAAGGCGGCGCGTTCTTCGAGACGCCGCCGCCGCGCTTCGAGAAGGGCATGTTCAAGCCGCTCCCGCCTACTGGCGCACGCACGCTCGATTCACGAACCGCCTTCTACTATGGCTATACGCTCGACTCGCCTGGCATGATCATGCGCATTCCGGGCGTGGGCTCGCAGTACCTGATGGGTTTCCTTGATGCGGAGGGGGCTGCCTTTGACGGCGCCAAGACCTACAAGGTGAAGCTACCCAAGGATATTCCGGCAGAGGCGTTCTGGTCCTTCACGCTCTACGATAACCAGACACGCTCGATGCTCCAGACGCCGCAGAGATACCCGCGCGCCGGCAGCCAGAGCTATCCCTCGCCCGCGGCGGAGGCGGCCGCCGATGGGACGACGACAGTCTATTTCGCTCCGACGCAGCCAGCAGGCGTCACGCGCGGCAACTGGATCCAAACCGATCCCAAGAAGGGCTGGTTCACGATCTTACGCCTCTATAGCCCGCTTCCGTCATTCTTCGACAAGACTTGGCAGCCAAGCGAGATCGAACTTGTTTCCGGCGGCGCCGACGGAAAGAAGAGTGAAGCTCGCCCTGACGGGACGAAGAACGAAACCTTGTTGCAGCGGGTTGAGCAGCGACTGGACAAGCGTGAGGAATGCCGAAGGCAAGCAGCGGGAAAAGGGCTTGGTCCGGTTGAACGAGTGGCTTTCGTCGAGGCTTGCATCCTGTAG
- a CDS encoding AraC family transcriptional regulator codes for MRQNGASERFPIAAIPVIASYVLQGVPAFVRNEIGARTLIRANRAAGFDAELVEQSHCFITQRSVVDFINEIARAMGEPGLGLLLVPAMNVGTYGNFGRYILGAETLGQAIQRSISALPYHSSYDRLTASQCGDELKFSYTFALARAEGYDIIASTAAGELLSLFKAYLPDGWRPLRIELDIAAPHRTSHFEDVFQCPVIFNAPAVAIVVERHRMTAQARRLSRLDLTIEDVARERGGAPGVLLDVASEQIRTRLIGGNVSIDEIARSMDTSVRTLQRELNRAGTDFRSLTSLVRAQRATELLRERSVSITHISEDLGYSSPAGFSRAFRKATGFGPREFRKMERT; via the coding sequence TTGCGCCAAAATGGTGCTTCGGAGCGTTTTCCCATAGCCGCCATTCCTGTCATTGCCAGCTATGTCCTGCAAGGCGTGCCCGCTTTCGTTAGAAACGAAATTGGCGCAAGGACATTGATCCGCGCGAATCGCGCAGCTGGCTTCGACGCCGAGCTGGTCGAGCAATCCCATTGCTTCATTACACAACGGTCGGTGGTCGATTTCATCAACGAAATCGCGCGAGCAATGGGAGAGCCCGGCCTGGGTCTTCTCTTGGTTCCTGCGATGAATGTTGGCACCTACGGCAACTTTGGACGCTACATTTTGGGTGCCGAGACGCTCGGACAAGCCATCCAGCGTAGCATCTCCGCACTTCCTTATCACAGCTCCTACGATCGCCTGACCGCTTCCCAATGCGGCGACGAACTCAAGTTCAGCTATACATTTGCGTTGGCCAGAGCTGAGGGCTACGATATCATCGCGAGCACCGCAGCTGGGGAGCTCTTGAGCCTTTTCAAGGCGTATTTGCCAGATGGCTGGAGACCCCTTCGAATCGAGCTCGACATAGCTGCACCACATAGAACCTCGCATTTCGAGGACGTGTTTCAATGCCCGGTCATTTTCAATGCACCTGCGGTCGCGATTGTTGTTGAGCGACACCGAATGACGGCTCAAGCGAGGCGCCTCTCACGACTTGACCTGACGATCGAGGATGTCGCCCGGGAGCGGGGTGGCGCGCCAGGAGTTTTGCTCGACGTTGCTTCCGAACAGATCCGTACCCGCCTAATCGGCGGCAACGTCTCGATCGATGAGATTGCGCGATCAATGGATACGAGTGTTCGCACCCTGCAGCGCGAACTCAACCGTGCCGGCACGGACTTCCGCAGCCTCACGAGCCTAGTGAGAGCCCAGCGTGCAACGGAGCTGTTGCGGGAAAGAAGCGTGTCGATAACTCACATCTCAGAAGATCTTGGATACTCCTCACCCGCAGGGTTCTCCCGTGCGTTCAGGAAGGCGACAGGCTTCGGGCCTCGAGAGTTTCGCAAGATGGAGCGAACCTAG